The Plantactinospora sp. KBS50 sequence CCCGGATCCTGCACCAGTTCACCGATCCCCTGGTCGCGCTGCTGCTGGCCGCCGCCGTGGTCACCACCCTGCTGCGCGACCACCCGGACACCGCGGTGATCCTGCTGGTCGTGCTGGTCAACACGACCATCGGGGTGGTGCAGGAGGTCCGCGCGGACCGGGCCATCGCCGCGCTGGACCGGCTCGCGGCGCCGACCGCCCGGGTGGTCCGGGACGGCCGCGACCTGGTGCTGCCGGCCGCCGAACTGGTCCGCGGCGACGTGGTCCGGGTGGAGGCCGGCGACGTGGTCCCGGCCGACCTGGTGCTGACCGACGCGGTCCGGCTGCGGGTGGACGAGTCGGCGCTGACCGGCGAGTCGCTGCCGGTCGCCCGCGGCGCCGGCGCCGAGGTCAGCGCGGGCACGGTGGTCACCACCGGTCGGGCCACCGGCACGGTACGCCGCACCGGCGCGGCCAGCGCGCTGGGCCGGATCAGCGCCCTGGTGGCCGGTACCCGGCCGGTGGCCACCCCGCTGCAACGGCGGCTGGCCGCCCTCGGTCGGATCCTCGGCGGCGTCACGGTGGCCCTGTCCGGCCTGGTCTTCGTCATCGGGGTGGCCGGCGGGCGGCCCGTGGTGCAGATGGCGATCACCGCGGTGAGCCTGGTGGTCGCGGCGGTGCCGGAGTCGCTGCCGGCGGTGGTCACCCTCGCCCTGGCCCTCGGTGCCCGCCGGATGGCCGCCGCCCGCGCCATCCCGCGCCGGCTGCACGCGGTGGAGACGCTCGGCTCGGTAACCGTGCTGGCCTCGGACAAGACCGGCACCCTCACCGAGGGCCGGATGGCGGTGCGGCAGGCGACCACCGCGGACGGGTCGCGGTACGGGATCACCGGCCGCGGCTACGCCCCGGACGGCACCGTGCACCGGCGGGGACGGCCGGTGGACGTACCGGAACCGTTGCGCCGGCTGGCGCGGGCCGGGCTGCTGTGCAACGACGCGACCCTCACACCGCCGACCGGCGAGCGTCCGGAGTGGAGCGCGGTGGGTGACCCGCTGGAGGCCGCGCTTGTCGCGTTCGCCGGGCGGTGCGGGCTGGACCCGGCCGGCACCCGGGAGTCCTGGCCCCGGGTGGCCGAGCACCCGTTCGACCAGGAACTGCGCCGGATGACCACCGTGCACCGGCGCGCCGACGGCCGGTACCTGGTGGCCTGCAAGGGGGCACCCGAGAGCGTGCTCACGCCGCCGCTGCTGGACGCCACCGCGGCGCAGGTCGCCACGCTGGGCACCGAGGCGCGCCGGCTGGCCGGCGAGGGGCTGCGGGTGCTCGCGGTCGCCGCCGCCGTCGGCGACGCCGCACCGGCCGACCCGGCCAGCCCGACCGGGCTGCACCCGCTCGGGCTGGTGGCGGTCGGCGACCCGCTGCGCGCCGGGGCGCCGGCGGTGGCCGACGGGTTCGACGCGGCCGGCGTGCGGCTGGTGCTGATCACCGGCGACCACCCGGCCACGGCCGCGGCCATCGCCGGCCAGCTCGGGCTCTGGCGCGAGGGCGACCCGGTGGGCCGCGGCGACCTCGGGGACCCGGCCGGGGCGGACCCGCGGACCCGGGTGTACGCGCGGACCCGGCCGGAGCAGAAGCTCGACGTCATCGCCGCCCTGCAGGCGCACGGGCACGTGGTGGCGATGACCGGCGACGGGGTCAACGACGCGCCGGCGCTGCGCCGGGCCGACATCGGGGTGGCGATGGGCGGCGGCACCGAGGTCGCCCGGCAGGCCGCCGACCTGGTACTGGTCGACGACGAGTTGGGCACCGTGGTCACGGCGATCGGCGAGGGCCGGCGCATCTACGACAACATCCGCCGCTTCCTGCGGTACGCCCTGGCCGGCGGGCTCGCGGAGATCCTGGTGATGCTGCTCGGCCCGCTGGCCGGCCTGGCCGTGCCGCTGCTGCCGGCGCAGATCCTCTGGATCAACCTGCTCACCCACGGCGTACCGGGGGTGGCGCTGGGGGCCGAACCCGCCGAGCCCGGCACCCTGCGGCGGGCGCCGCGCTCCCCCCGCGAGTCGGTCCTCGGACGCGGACTCGGCCGCGACATCCTGGTCACCGGCGGTCTGATCGCGGCCGTGGCGCTCGGCGCCGGAGTGCTGGCGGCGCGCTGGGGCGGTGCCGCGCAGTCGATGGTCTTCGTGACGCTCGGTCTCGCGCAGCTCGGGGTGGCGCTGGCGGTACGGGCACCCCGTCCGCCCGGCCGCCGCGGTGGCAACCGCGCGCTGCCGGCCGCCGTCGCGGTCTCGGCGCTGCTCCAGGTCGCCGGGGTGCTGGTGGCGCCGCTGCGGGACCTGCTCGGCACCGCGCCGCTGGGCGGGTCGCGGTTGGCGGCCTGCGCCGCGCTGGCCGCCGTACCCGGTCTGCTGCTGTGGGCCACCCGCCGCCACCGGCGCGCGGGCCGGGACGCGGGCCGGGACCGCGACCACGACCGGCCCGCGGAGCGGGACCGGCACGCGGAGCGGGACCGGCTGGCCGAACCCGACCGGATGCCGGCGGGCCACGATCGGGACCGCCGGCCGGCCGGCACCGACACACCGCCCGGGCCCGACACACCGCCCGGGCCCGACACACCGCCCGGGCCCGACACACCGCCCGGGCCCGACACACCGCCCGGGCCGGCACACGGCCCGGCGCCGGCACACGGCCCGGCGAGCAACGGCCGGGCGGGGAACGGATCAGAGAAGGGACACCGTCATGACCACCAAGCTGACCGGCCCCGTCGTCGTCGGTATCGACGGGTCCACCATCGCACTGGACGCCGTCCGGGCCGCCGCCCGCACCGCGGCGGGCCGGCACCGGCCGCTGCGGGTCGTGCACGCCTTCATCTGGCCGATCATCAACGTCCCCACCGGCCCGATCTCCGGCGGCGTGGCCGACGGCGGGCTGCGCCGCCAGGCCGAACGGTACGTCACCGAGGCCGTGGCCGAGGCCGGCAAGGTCGCCCCCGAGCTGGACGTCACCGGCGCGGTCGTCGACGGCGCCCCGGTGCCGGTGCTGCTCGGCGAGAGCCGGGACGCCGCGCTGCTGGTGCTGGGCAACCGGGGGCTGGGCGGCTTCGCCGGCCTGGTGCTCGGCTCGGTCACCGTGCAGGTGTCCGCGCAGGCCCGGTGCCCGGTCCTGGTCGTGCGGGGTGAACCCCGCGCCGACGGCCCGGTGGTGGTGGGCGTGGACGGCTCGGCGGGCTCGGCCCAGGCCGCCGGGTACGCGTTCGAGGAGGCGGCCTGGCGCGGGGTGCCGCTGGTCGCCGTGCACGCCTGGCTGGAGCCGGCCCCGGCCGGACCGGGCGACATGCTGCCGCTGGTGTACGACCCGGACCTGCTGGCCGCACAGGAGGAGCGGGTGCTCGCGGAGTCCCTCGCCGGATTCGCCGAGCGGTACCCGCAGGTGCCGGTCCGGCGGCGGCTGGTCCGCGGGTCCGCGGCCGGCGCCCTGGTGCGGGAGTCGGAGTCCGCGCAGTTGGTGGTCGTCGGGGCGCGCGGCCGGGGCGCGCTGGCCGGGCTGCTGCTCGGCTCGGTGAGCCACGCCGTACTGCACCACGCGCACGCGCCGGTGGCCGTCGTCCGGCACACCCCCCGACAGCCCCGGGCATAGCCGCGGGCGAGGCGTCCCACCGGCGGAAACGGGGTACGGCCCGACGCGTGCGCCGGGCCGTACCCCGGATCAGGCGGCCGGAGCGGTACCCGCCTCGACCAGTCCCAGCGCGGCCCGCAGACCCTCGGCCACCGAACGCGGATCGCCGAGCCGATCCCGGCGGATCAGCAGCGCCGTGGACACCGGCCAGGCGGTGTTCGCCTCCTGCACCAGTTCGGCGGTGGCCAGCCCGGACGGCTGCCCGGGACCGAGGATCCGGTCGGCGTCCGCGCCGTCCAGGACGTACACCCAGACCCGGTACGGGCTGGGCGTCGCGGTCAGTCCCGGGCCGGCCACCGCGGCGCGGCCGGCCCGCTGCGGCAGCCGCGGTGCCGGGCAGCCGAAGGCCAGCGCGTCCGCCGGGTCGACGCGGACCCGACCGTACGCCCCGGCCCAGTTCGGGTCGGCCCGCACCAGGTCGAGGCCGGCGCGCAGGCCGGTCCGGGTACCCGCCTGCGCGCCGCCGCCGTTCTCGACACACATCCGCAGCGCCGAGCGGCCGGTGACCAGCAGGCCGCTTGCGGTGTCGACGCGGACGCCCCGGCCGTGTCCCGGGTCCCGGCCGCGATCCGGGTCCCGGCCGCCGGCCGAGACGGCCGACACCACCACCGCGGCCACCGCCGCCGCGGCGAGGCCGGCCGTCAGCATGGTCAACACCCGGATCCGGGCGGAACGTCGACTCATCGTCATCCTCCCGACTCAGCCCTGCACGCCCAGGACCCACTGGAAGTCGGCGGGGCTGGGATACCAGTTGGTCCAGGTCGAGCAGTTGTAGCCGACGATCGTGCTGCTCATCAGGCTCGGCGGGGAGCAGTTGCTGTCGTCGGCCAGCCCGAACACGTGCCCGAACTCGTGGTTGATGAACGCCCGCCCCGTGGTGTCCAGCCGCCCGCCGGAACTGAACACCAGATAGACGTACGCCCACTGGCTGTCGTAGTGGTTGTGCGCGGCGTCCCACACCGGGTTGTCGTGCACGACGCAGTTGTAGTAGCCGGTCGTCCCGCCGCAGATCCCACTCCAGTCCCAGCCGTAGTGCACCTCGATCTCGATGCCGGCCCGGGTGGAGGCGGAGTAGGAGGTGCAGTTGCTGGCGGTCGGCCACAGGTCGATCCGCCAGTCGCCGAGGCCGTCCCAGACCCGGCCGCTGCCCATCTGGGTCAGCGTCTCGTTGACGAACGCCCGGCCCGCGCTGTTGCTGACCTTGGAAGTGTCGTGCGACTCGATGCAGAACTGT is a genomic window containing:
- a CDS encoding universal stress protein — protein: MTTKLTGPVVVGIDGSTIALDAVRAAARTAAGRHRPLRVVHAFIWPIINVPTGPISGGVADGGLRRQAERYVTEAVAEAGKVAPELDVTGAVVDGAPVPVLLGESRDAALLVLGNRGLGGFAGLVLGSVTVQVSAQARCPVLVVRGEPRADGPVVVGVDGSAGSAQAAGYAFEEAAWRGVPLVAVHAWLEPAPAGPGDMLPLVYDPDLLAAQEERVLAESLAGFAERYPQVPVRRRLVRGSAAGALVRESESAQLVVVGARGRGALAGLLLGSVSHAVLHHAHAPVAVVRHTPRQPRA